CACAACCTTTTCTAATCTGTGCTGCTTCTGCACGACACGTCTCGACGCAACTGGCATCAGTTTGATTTGTGTAAAGTGCTACAACCGGTTATTGAGaaagaaactggaaaaacaaaaggaaaaaatgatggaaaGTAATTCACATGTACTCTTGCAGATCTCtttcactcacactcacacacacacacacacacacacacacacacatatatgtatatacatggatggcacacacacacacacacactcatacttcGGCTCTTCCTCCTCAGTGGCCCATATTTATCTGGCTGATCGAATGTTTTTATACTGACAGAGGAGAAGATGTTTGAATGTCTTTTTGAATGTGACGTTGCACAGAGCGTAGCAGGCCGGGTTGATGGTGCTGTTGATGTAGCACAGCCAGTAGCCGATAGTCCACACTGTGCTGGGGATGCAGCTGGAGCAGAAGGTGTTAATGAGCACCATCACATTATAAGGAGTCCAGGTGGCAACGAACGCTACCAGGATGGCCATGATGGTGCGGGTCACTTTTTTCTCCCTTGACGGCGgccctttcttcttcttgttggGCGGTTGCTTCGTCATCTTTACAATCTTCCGTGCCACGTGATTCTGCCGCTCTGTGGCCGGGACGATCTCGACGGTGGCGTTGGAGGGTGTGTAGCAGTCACCCTTTGGGGATTTCGTCTTGATCTTGATGCAGGTCAGCTTGGAGCCCCCTGCCTTGGCTCGCTGACGTGGGAGCGGTTGGCTCGTTTCAGCGCTGGAGTTGGCGGCGCAGGGTGCGGCCTCCTCGTCCTTCATATTGGATGCAGCCACGCTGCCAGATGTTGAATCATTGGaactctccttctcctctccggCAGCGCAGTTCTCCCTTGCCGCGTCGTCACCTTCAGTTTCTCCATCAGCATTTGTCGAGGAAGGTCCCTTGCCGTTTTGCAGTTTCCCATCATGCTGGTGAGCTCCGTCCTCAGCATTCTGGCTCTGGGAGCACCCTGTGTCCTCCCCTGGTACGTTGTTATTGTTGGGTTTGGGTGTGTTGTTCCTCCGCTGGCCAGGCGACAGGGGCTCTGGATTGGCTCCCGATGGCTTGCGGTTCTCCTTCTTCACGCGGCTCTTGCTCGCTCTGGAGATCTGCCAGTAGAGCTGAATCATGATGATGACAGGCAGGTAAAAGGCGGCGATGGCGGTGCCAAAAGTGACTGCGGCATTAGAGAAGAACTGGATGTAGCACTCCTTCTCAGGCACTGTCCGCCCACCGACAATGAACTGCCAGAAGAGGATGGCCGGGGCCCAGAGGATGAAAGACAAGACCCAGGCTGCTGCAATCATCATACCTGCCATCTTGGTGGTCCTTTTGACAGGGTAGCTGAGGGGCTTGGTGACACAGAAATATCTGTCAAAGCTTATGATGAGAAGATTCATGACAGATGCGTTGCTGACAACATAGTCCAAGGCCAACCACAAGTCGCACACCACGGGGCCCAGGGGCCAGTACCCCATTACTATGTAGACTGTGTACAAGTTCATGGAGCACAGTCCGATAATAAGGTCAGCACATGCAAGGCTGAATAAAAAATAGTTGTTGACAGTCTGTAAGTTCCTATTAACTTTGATGGAAAGCATGACCAGGATATTTCCAATAACTGTGACCAAACTGAGGGAACCGGCCACCAACACGATGAACACCACCTCCACAGTCTTGTAGGCGCTGTCGCTCTCTTCCACAACTTCTGTGTTGTTGCCTTCAGAGGCATTCCAGTAGGTGAAATTGAATACATCCATGGCATTTGGTCTTGTGTTGCCACCTCCTACTCAGATGGAAcctacaaaagaaaacagaagagaagatTTGTATTTAATGTGCAAAAGATGACTTTGTTAGCCTCAGatttttaagtcattaaaaGACTTTTGAATGGGATATGTAATAAGGTCATGGGCAGTACACAGTTTTATTATGCTATTACAGAATACTGCACCATCTTTctcaattcagaaaaataaaaccttaacCTTTTCTCTTTAACTTGGAATTGAAGTATTTGGGCAAATACTTTTAAGAGGATTAATCttacaaaaatctaaaaaataaatacaaacccCCCTGAACAAACAGTCAGAAGGTTAGGGTTGTACATTTCTacatatcaaaaatacattgcatatgtgtgtttcaTATGTGGCACATCAACATCTTGaaagtgacatagtatatgAGCAGACTTTGTCATCCGGAGGTGGAGGGGACGGTAAACTTGTAAAACACCTAAATGAGGCAGCAGCCTAGCTGTAGGCGACCGTTTAAGACCAAAGAACGACAAAACCCATTGTGATCTAGTCACTGTTGTGTTTCTACCTACTTTTTAGCTACCAAACGTGGGTATTTTGTAGtgacctgtcactgt
This genomic interval from Plectropomus leopardus isolate mb chromosome 22, YSFRI_Pleo_2.0, whole genome shotgun sequence contains the following:
- the chrm2a gene encoding muscarinic acetylcholine receptor M2a, which encodes MDVFNFTYWNASEGNNTEVVEESDSAYKTVEVVFIVLVAGSLSLVTVIGNILVMLSIKVNRNLQTVNNYFLFSLACADLIIGLCSMNLYTVYIVMGYWPLGPVVCDLWLALDYVVSNASVMNLLIISFDRYFCVTKPLSYPVKRTTKMAGMMIAAAWVLSFILWAPAILFWQFIVGGRTVPEKECYIQFFSNAAVTFGTAIAAFYLPVIIMIQLYWQISRASKSRVKKENRKPSGANPEPLSPGQRRNNTPKPNNNNVPGEDTGCSQSQNAEDGAHQHDGKLQNGKGPSSTNADGETEGDDAARENCAAGEEKESSNDSTSGSVAASNMKDEEAAPCAANSSAETSQPLPRQRAKAGGSKLTCIKIKTKSPKGDCYTPSNATVEIVPATERQNHVARKIVKMTKQPPNKKKKGPPSREKKVTRTIMAILVAFVATWTPYNVMVLINTFCSSCIPSTVWTIGYWLCYINSTINPACYALCNVTFKKTFKHLLLCQYKNIRSAR